A window of Ipomoea triloba cultivar NCNSP0323 chromosome 2, ASM357664v1 contains these coding sequences:
- the LOC116009746 gene encoding protein MIZU-KUSSEI 1: MKTSMAKSIQDLSSKKQFHWTAKVSNEEAIAIAEKEEKSDAMNEGNAEEKPPKVSVVKSVLSSIQEEKKEKENEESSSSSSSSSSGSSARRKLQAIAVSRLKSMIGFGRNRAHFHGLGTRLVGTLFGYRRGHVHFAFQKDPTSHPVFLVELATPITGLVREMASGLVRIALECDKDDKKAGGGASCRLIDQAVWRTYCNGKKCGFATRRECGAKEWQILKAVEPISMGAGVLPAAANGEGEEVMYMRAKFERVVGSRDSEAFYMMNPDSNAAPELSIYLLRV; this comes from the coding sequence ATGAAGACAAGTATGGCAAAGAGTATCCAAGATTTGTCATCCAAGAAGCAGTTCCACTGGACAGCCAAAGTTAGTAATGAAGAAGCAATAGCAATagcagagaaagaagaaaagagtgATGCTATGAATGAAGGGAATGCAGAAGAAAAGCCCCCCAAGGTTTCAGTTGTAAAGTCAGTTTTGAGTAGCATCcaagaagagaagaaagagaaagagaatgaagaatcatcatcatcatcatcatcatcatcatcaggtAGTTCTGCAAGGAGGAAACTGCAAGCAATAGCAGTATCCAGGCTGAAATCCATGATTGGATTTGGCAGAAACAGAGCCCATTTCCATGGCTTAGGAACAAGGCTTGTAGGCACCCTTTTTGGTTACAGGAGAGGGCATGTGCACTTTGCATTCCAGAAAGACCCCACATCTCACCCAGTGTTCTTGGTTGAGCTAGCCACCCCAATAACTGGGCTGGTTCGCGAGATGGCGTCCGGGCTGGTCAGAATCGCCCTGGAATGCGACAAGGACGACAAGAAGGCGGGGGGCGGTGCAAGCTGCAGGCTCATAGATCAGGCTGTGTGGAGAACATACTGCAATGGGAAGAAATGTGGGTTCGCCACAAGGCGCGAATGCGGGGCCAAAGAATGGCAGATTTTGAAGGCTGTGGAGCCCATTTCCATGGGGGCTGGTGTTTTGCCAGCAGCAGCAAATGGGGAAGGAGAAGAGGTGATGTACATGAGAGCCAAGTTTGAGAGAGTTGTGGGATCAAGAGACTCAGAGGCATTCTACATGATGAATCCTGATAGCAATGCTGCTCCTGAACTCAGTATTTACTTGCTCAGAGTTTGA
- the LOC116007906 gene encoding protein Dr1 homolog isoform X2 yields the protein MEPMDIVGRAKEDASLPKATMTKIIKEMLPPDVRVARDCQDLLIECCVEFINLISSESNEVCNKEDKRTIAPEHVLKALEVLGFGEYIEEVYAAYEQHKFETMDSVRGGKWSNVVEMTEEEALAAQQRMFAEARARMNNGITVPKQSEPEQNTNS from the exons ATGGAGCCTATGGACATCGTTGGGAGAGCGAAAGAGGATGCTTCGCTTCCCAAAG CAACTAtgacaaaaattattaaagagaTGCTTCCCCCAGATGTTCGTGTTGCCCGAGATTGTCAAGATCTTTTGATTGAATGTTGTGTAG AATTTATCAATCTTATATCATCTGAATCTAATGAAGTTTGTAATAAAGAGGATAAACGAACAATTGCACCAGAACATGTACTCAAGGCTCTAGAG GTCCTTGGCTTTGGGGAGTATATTGAAGAAGTTTATGCAGCATATGAACAGCACAAATTTGAAACCATG GACTCAGTTAGGGGCGGGAAATGGAGCAACGTAGTTGAAATGACCGAAGAAGAAGCATTGGCTGCGCAACAGAGGATGTTTGCTGAGGCACGGGCAAGGATGAATAATGGCATTACAGTTCCAAAACAATCTGAGCCCGAACAAAACACAAACAGCTAA
- the LOC116007906 gene encoding protein Dr1 homolog isoform X1 codes for MEPMDIVGRAKEDASLPKATMTKIIKEMLPPDVRVARDCQDLLIECCVEFINLISSESNEVCNKEDKRTIAPEHVLKALEVLGFGEYIEEVYAAYEQHKFETMQDSVRGGKWSNVVEMTEEEALAAQQRMFAEARARMNNGITVPKQSEPEQNTNS; via the exons ATGGAGCCTATGGACATCGTTGGGAGAGCGAAAGAGGATGCTTCGCTTCCCAAAG CAACTAtgacaaaaattattaaagagaTGCTTCCCCCAGATGTTCGTGTTGCCCGAGATTGTCAAGATCTTTTGATTGAATGTTGTGTAG AATTTATCAATCTTATATCATCTGAATCTAATGAAGTTTGTAATAAAGAGGATAAACGAACAATTGCACCAGAACATGTACTCAAGGCTCTAGAG GTCCTTGGCTTTGGGGAGTATATTGAAGAAGTTTATGCAGCATATGAACAGCACAAATTTGAAACCATG CAGGACTCAGTTAGGGGCGGGAAATGGAGCAACGTAGTTGAAATGACCGAAGAAGAAGCATTGGCTGCGCAACAGAGGATGTTTGCTGAGGCACGGGCAAGGATGAATAATGGCATTACAGTTCCAAAACAATCTGAGCCCGAACAAAACACAAACAGCTAA